In Clostridia bacterium, the sequence TTTGTTGAGTTGTAACGTACCCTAATCCATCTGCATTGTATAATCCTGTTACTCGTTGAAAAATCATCAGTTCAAAAAGCTGGCTGGTAGAATTATAATAAGGAAAGACTGTATTTACATCAGATATGTTAACGCTTTTTGGACCAATCAGCTTGCCGTCTGGTCCCCAAATCATATCAAGATAATCTCTAGGACGACCGCTAAGATCTATAATATATCTTTCATCTGAACCTATCTTTCTTACTTCAGCTCTATAATAATCTAGATATTTGCCTACATATTTGTTCTTTTGAGAAAAATCTTCATAATCAAATATAGTTTTTATTTCGTTATTTGATACATCAAAAACATAAAAATATCCAAATCCTCCGCTACCTCCGGAATTTATGCCTAAAAATATCTGTTCCATACCATTGCCAATAAAATCTCCAAGCATAATATTGGCTCCATAGCCCGAATTAGTTTTGGGACGGATTGTATTAATTAAGACATTATCCATACCATAGATTTCTATAACAATATTATCAAAATACTGACCGCTAATTGGTTCGCCTTTTACAACAAGTTTGTTAATACTGTCTTTTGATATAACATTACCAAAAACTGTTTGCAAAATTTTAGACTTTTGTGCCTGATAATTATATGTATATACATCGTCATCTAAAAGAACATCAACTTGTTGAATGCTATCTTCCAACGGCAATGTCTTAGACAGGCTCTTTCTTCTTCCTGTTGATTTTCTCTTTAAATCAGGGCGAATATATCTTATAGGTGAATTAAAAATTTCTTGACTATCTAAGGTTTCAACTGTTAGGTTATGTATATTGATTTTCTTAAAATCAAAAAATCTATGTCTTTTTCTTGGATGATGCTTTTTCTTATGTTCTAATTCTTGTGATTGTTTCTTTCCATCTTTAATTTCTGGCTCATAAGGTAAAATTCTATATTCTGGTTCTTTGCATTTATCAGGACATTTTTCTTTATCTTTACATTTATCGGGGCATTTTTGATGTTCATCTCTACATTCATCAGGACATATATGCTTACATTTAGGACATCTTGGTTTGCATTCAGGACATTTTGATTCATTATCTATTTTAGGTTTTTCGTTTTCATCATAAGCTAAAGTTATGAGTTCTTTTTCATCTTCAATTATTTCGCACAGCGGATAATCTTCATCCAAGTCCTTGCCAAACACTCCTGCCATATGTACTTTTTCATATGAACTCAAAATCATAAGCATGCCCAATATAAGTATTATGGCAGAAAAAATTATTATCAAACTTTTTTTCATACAACACCTCAAAAAGAATTTAATCATTTAGTAGCTTGCGTATTTTTTGGAAAAAAATGTAAACAACTAAAATTCTTTTAATTTTGGTCAAAATTTATGATGTCATAAATAATCTTTATAAAACTATTGTCAAAGTTATATAAGATTTTTTTACAAATATTGAAATATGTTTATTTTTGTGCTATAATATAGGTAATGATAGGGAGGTACAATTATGGTAATGAAAAATGTAGTTTCATCTAGTATAAGGGCTATTGGATATGAAAACGGAATACTTCAAGTAGAATTTCACACAAAAGGAACATTCCGTTATTACAATGTCCCCTTATATATTTACAATGAATTGATGTCTGCTCCTTCGATTGGTGGCTACTTTTCACAAAGGATAAAACCGGCATATAAAGGTCACAAAGTTTAAACTGCTATATAAATTTATACCATATTAAAAAACCGATTAAATCACATCAGAAAAAATATGGAAGCTAAAGCCCATATATGAGTTTTAAGATTAAATCTTTAAGCGTATTCAAATAATCTTGAATCATTGTTTGAATACGCTTAAATTTTTATAACGACAAATAGATTTAAGAAAAATAGATTATTATCTATTAAATATTATGACCATATATCTTTTGGCTTTGGATTGACAGCATTACAATGCGGACATATTGGTGAACCATCTGAATTAAGATCTGTTATATTTCTATAATTCATCTGTGCATCTTTGTCTTGACAATATTTCCAATAATTATCAGCCGCATAGTTTTCACGCGATACTGTCTTTTCCTTTATTGCAGGATAATTTACTGATGTATAATAAAAAGATTTTCCGCAGTTTTCGCACATAATAGTGCTTAACTCCATTTTGCATTTTTTGCAATAAAACATTTTTCCGTTGGTTTCAAAAGTTCCGCCGCAAAAAGGACAAATGTCATGAGTTACCGAAACCTTTATCATAGCGTCCAATAAAAGTCTCTGGATACGCTTAAAACTGTTAACATCGTTAATTGAAACAGGCAATATGCCATAACTTATAGGAGTATTTGAATAATAAGTCGGAACCCGAAGTGCCTTTTCTGCTGTAAAAAATATATAATTATCTGCCTGATACTCTCGCGCAATATCATACAAAATGCTGTTAAAAAAGCCGGGACACTCATTATCTGGATCTGACATAAAAGGAATAAGTAATGTCACGTGCTTTTTTATGTCTGATGAAACAGTCATTACAACCGCTCCCATATTAAGACTAAGTATTTTAACAGGTAAAAGTTCTATATGCCATTTTTCAAATTCAAAATTTACACCCTTAAATTCTTTATTTTCAAAAATTAGGCTCTCATCAGTTCTAAATCTAAAATGCCCTATAGAAAATATAGTAAGCATAATGCAGAAGTTTTCATAATTTTTTTTAAGCGGATCTGAAATGGTTTTAAGTTCATTTAATTCTGCTGGATAATCTGCCCTGTCGAGTGTTTTTTTGAGGGTAAAGATATGACGGTAATCTTTGTGCATCGCCAAAATATTAGTTTTTGCTATCCTACGCCCTATTTTTGATTTTAGATTCTTTCTGTATATAGGCCTAGTATGATTGGCGGATATGCGGCTAATTATTCTATCAAAACCTTTGACATATTTTTCACACTTTTCTGTAAATAGTTCGTCGCTTTTTGCGTAACCTACATACAACTTTCCTAGAGCCAAATAATAATACATATGATTTGACTTGTCCATTGCACTCAGCTGAAAACTGATTTTATTATAAATAATATCTGTGAATATATTTTTATATTTTCGTAGAAGCGCTACCATCTGATCCATTGTACGGCAGAAAACCTTGTTTTCATAAATAGTGTAATCGTCTTCATAAACTTCGGTAAGCAGACGCATGGGCTTAATTCTACCGTTATCTATGCTTTTCCAGTGCTCTGGATGGGACATAATATGCCTTACTGTATTACGGTCAATTCTTTTTACCGCATATAGAGGCATTATAAATTCTTCTGATTTGAGATGTATAACAGGATGAATAAAAATATTCATGATGTAAGGCATTGTGCGGTTTATGCTTTCCAAAAGGGAATCCAGCCTCATAAAGTCAAATTTTGGAAAAAAAGAAAACAATACCATGTCTTCACAGGTCTTGCTGTCAAATTGAAGATAGGTCATATTTGGATTTTTTGAAAGAAATACATCTATACTTGCGTATTGCTCAGCTAAAAAGCTCTGAAAAGGATACAGTGGTACAAGATAGTTAAAATAACACCTTTCGCCAAAAAACTGTTCTTCTGTAACTGAAAAACTGTCGATTTCCTTTGTTTTTCGACCGTTGATATAAATCTCCGCGCCATCCCCTCGATTTATTGCCTGCGCATTTACGGGAAGAAAATAGTATTCGTTGTTAAGAACAAATTTTTTGACAGGCATATTAATTATCTTCCAACTGCCGTATGAATTGGGCACACTGATTAAAGTGCATGTTTTCAAAGCCTCTAATGAGTTGTGCCTTGTTTTCGACTACTTTTAACTCTAACTTTCTCAAAACCTTAGAATACATTATATTTTCAATAGCCCGGTGCTGTGTCTGACGGAACTTTTCAACCGTACTTACGTCAAAACAAGCCATATAGACCTTGACAAAATCCTCAATCTGCTTGAGAATACGGTTACCAAAAGAAATCTTATATGGAAGCAAAAGCTTTTCCACTCCTAAAACGCGCGGATCCGATTCTGCATTAAATTCAATCTTTTTTGCCGCCTCAAACAGCTCTTTTATCTTGTTGTATTCAAGAAAACGCATTGGAACATCAACTCTTTCGGACATTACCTTGGGAGCACGCTTATCAAAGTTCATGGTCTGAGCACGGTCATAGACCTTGTCGCTTATTTCAAAAGTTGATTCATCGCGATTGGCTGTTCCAATAAACCAAACATTAGGCGGAATTTTGATAGTATTTCCGTCAGTCAAGGCAAGGTATGAAGACTGTTTTTTATCTGTATCGGATTCTTTATTAGGCGGATATATTCGCCTGTTCAAAAGGGTAATGGCTCGCTGATCCTCTCTTGATTCCATAAGTGACAGAAAATCCGAGAAATAATATTCAATTCTGGACAAGTTCATTTCGTCCAATACTATAAAAGTAGGTATTTCGGGATTTAGCGCTGCTTTATATAAAAACTGTGTGAATTTTTTTGGAGTATAGATACCGTTGAATTCATTGTAGTATCCTAAAAGTTCGTTTTTATCTCTCCAAGACGATTCAACCTCTACTATTTCGCAGTTTCCACCTATTGCTTGCATAAATGCCTTGGGAAGACTGGTTTTTCCGGTACCTGACATACCCTGCAATATGCTCAAGCGTGAAGCACCCAAGCCTGCTATAAATGTAGCCACAGTATCATGAGTATATGACAGACGTTCAGGTGTGTTAGCTGCAAAATTGACGATAAAGTGCGTGATTGACTGCAACGTCGGATTTGGAAATGCCTGAGTTCTGAGTCTTTGAAGTTCTTCTTTATAAAAGTCTATTTTAGAGTCAAGGTCACTAAAAGCCGGACATGGATCAAAAGTTGTTGATAAATTGGCAGTATCAGAAGTTTGTGCAACGGTGTTTGAAATATTTTGACCTTTTATATTATCTGATTCTGTTACAGGAGATTTTTTGTTTTTGGTGCAGAATAAATGCATATATATTAAAACCACAAAGCCTATCAAAAATGGAATATAAGCAAGGGTACTAACTTTTACATATTCAGAAACTGTAATACTGCTACCAAATAATTCCTCCAAGGTTTTTCCAAAAGCAAGTTCAAAAATACTGTCAAATGTCGGCACCATCAGAACATAGAACAGACCTATTGTAAGGTAAGAGAATTGAAAGAACAAATTCATGTAAGAATATTGCATGGCAGAAGTACTATAATCATCAGAATCCACAATATAATTGAGAATAGTGAATATCAAGAACATTGCCGACATCATGCTTAATATTATCAGTAAGAACGCCACTATATTCCCCAAAATACTTTGAGAGGATAAACTCTTAAATATATCATAA encodes:
- a CDS encoding AAA family ATPase, coding for MNANTKEKIRAIISLTASTALLLLTSLLLFLCPIGAQSAKEYLSSGPSESTFFIGLACLFLFLVCVVLTVIFDINFFVSKEIKFGHLRTGALINFISAAVVCIASIITNLKFYPFVFLIIAMVLFAAVSIFASSPKSPKTTSNPVTIDSLKKNITGTGQNFLSITLVCIALIALFVNSFMLVYMPLGADISKQGISIYPSIANIFENYNYFDLYYQIFSVFFVCLLIINCIFFLHLIVKFFIDTVSFLKSGKYFAIYNITLSIVLMFFSFVRTLVSKIFGQEIFFITYINVLIAYVLYTVFVAFAGRAKEEEKAKILKTEIKKTRRKNKLTELIFQGLMTAITFSMFFVRLYSLNINAPAGTVSMSETPYDIFKSLSSQSILGNIVAFLLIILSMMSAMFLIFTILNYIVDSDDYSTSAMQYSYMNLFFQFSYLTIGLFYVLMVPTFDSIFELAFGKTLEELFGSSITVSEYVKVSTLAYIPFLIGFVVLIYMHLFCTKNKKSPVTESDNIKGQNISNTVAQTSDTANLSTTFDPCPAFSDLDSKIDFYKEELQRLRTQAFPNPTLQSITHFIVNFAANTPERLSYTHDTVATFIAGLGASRLSILQGMSGTGKTSLPKAFMQAIGGNCEIVEVESSWRDKNELLGYYNEFNGIYTPKKFTQFLYKAALNPEIPTFIVLDEMNLSRIEYYFSDFLSLMESREDQRAITLLNRRIYPPNKESDTDKKQSSYLALTDGNTIKIPPNVWFIGTANRDESTFEISDKVYDRAQTMNFDKRAPKVMSERVDVPMRFLEYNKIKELFEAAKKIEFNAESDPRVLGVEKLLLPYKISFGNRILKQIEDFVKVYMACFDVSTVEKFRQTQHRAIENIMYSKVLRKLELKVVENKAQLIRGFENMHFNQCAQFIRQLEDN
- a CDS encoding KTSC domain-containing protein, with protein sequence MVMKNVVSSSIRAIGYENGILQVEFHTKGTFRYYNVPLYIYNELMSAPSIGGYFSQRIKPAYKGHKV